From the genome of Sphingobacterium sp. UGAL515B_05:
ATGAAAAAGCCTTTTCCAATATTGGAAAAGGCTTTTTTGCGAAAGCGCCTAAAACTACTTTAATAGTTCCAAATGCGTGCTGATGCCAATTCTATTCCATGCATTTATGGTAATAATCGCCATAATAATCTGAGCAATCTCTTTTTCTTCAAATATCTCTTTTGCTTTTTGAAAAGTGCTTTCTGTTAATCCCTTATGATGGATTAAAGTGATCTCTTCTGTCATCTCCAACAATATCTGCTCTTCCTTGGTGAATAGATCCGTTTCTCGCCAGGCATTTAATAAAAATAT
Proteins encoded in this window:
- a CDS encoding carboxymuconolactone decarboxylase family protein, with the translated sequence MTTRFNIAKVDATAYKAIMGLETYLNDIFLNPIQKELIKIRASQINGCAFCLDMHTKDALKYGETPQRIFLLNAWRETDLFTKEEQILLEMTEEITLIHHKGLTESTFQKAKEIFEEKEIAQIIMAIITINAWNRIGISTHLELLK